Part of the Gilliamella sp. wkB7 genome is shown below.
TTGATGAAGCATAAGTAAGTAAGCCCATTTTTTTAGCTGTTTCTTTAGCGGTTGCAGGCATCAGTTGCATTAAGCCTCTGGCTCCAGCTGAAGATTGTACCGAGGTATCAAGCGCACTTTCTTGACGAGAAATAGCTAAAGCATAAGAAAGAGGGATAGCTTTATCTTTTAGGGTATCATGGTATAAGTCTTGGTACATGATGGGCAAGCGTTCAGTCCAGTTATTCCATAATTTGCCTACAATCGTTGCTTGAATACTTAGATCTCCCCAACCTTTATGTAAAGCATATTGAGCCAATTTTAGATATTCATTACTATCCACTTGATTATTTAGCATATATCGCCATTCTCTGCTTGATTCTGGCAACATTCCTAAACTACGTAATTCATTAATTCTTTTCACAAATGGTTTATCATCAAACTTAGACTTTAATGCTGAAATTTCGGTATGAGTAATTTTTTTTGATTGATTATTAAGAGAATAATGTCGATTCAGCGTTTGCGCACTGATCATACCATAAAAACCACGTTTAACTGTGAGTGTTTGTAAAATACTATTAGCTTCTTTTTTTCGATTATTTTTTAATAACACTCGTGCTTTCCAATATTGCCAATCTTCTTTTAATTGATCTTCTGGTGATAGTTGTTCTAACCAATAAGCAATATCCTTGTAATTATTTTCATCAATAGCTAAACGAATACGTTTTTCAACCAAAGATAAATCATGGCTTTTTGCAATATAATTATCTCGCCATTTAATTTGTTCATAAGTGGCTGAATCATTAAAGTAACGGTTTGCTAAACTTTTTTGCAATAAACTTTGTTCATTTTCATTTAATTTTTGCTGTTTGATGAATTGTGGTAATAAGGTCTCAGCTAATTCTATATCGACTTTAGTTAAACGAGAAAATGATGCTAAAATAATCTTTTTAGTAAAAGAACTCGCTTTAATATTTTTTGAAAAATTGTCTAATTTTCTCGGATTATCAAATAAAGCTAGTAAATTACTTTTAGTTGTTTTGTAATCCTCATCTAATAAATTTGTTAGATGCCGAGCTAATTTTAAATTATTCGCTTCAACTGCCAATTCAACACGTAATAATATTAAATTGTTTGTTCGTTTACCGGCTTTAGCCCAAGCATTAAGTAATGGATCACATGCAGAAGAAAGATCTTTTCCTGTCATCCAAAGTGTTTCTACATCTTTAAAAACTGATTTATCTCCGTTTTTCATGAGTAAAGCATATTGGTAGCGACAATTAGAAGATATTGAATTATCTTTTGGGAATGAAATTATTGAACTCCAATCTTGGCGATTTGTTAACTCTTTCAAGTAGGATTGTGTTAAAGAGTTTGTTAAAGGAAAATCCTGATTTTTCTTTACAAAATCGCTAACTACATCAGGGGAGACAACTTTTATATTTTTTTGAAAAAATTGCACAGCAGCGTAAGGATATAATGGATAATTTTTTATGGTTGCAAGTAATGTTTTTTGTTCTTGAAAACTTAACGATTGATATGAGTTAATCCATTTTTGATAATTTTCTCGTAACATTTTTTGAGAGTTATTTGCGAAAGCGTTACTTGTAAATATTAAACTTATTATCAATAAGTAACGTGATACCAATTTCATCCTTTAGCTCCCATATGAATTTATCTAACTAGATTAGCATATTTCATTGTGTTTCGTCGATGATGAACTAAGAGAGGATAATTCCCACTAAAATAGTCAACTAAATACTTGACTAAAATAAAAGGATATATACAATAAATATTATAACACATAGGGGGATGATTAATGAAATTGACATCAAAAGGAAGATACGCGGTAACTGCAATGTTGGATGTAGCATTACATTCTGATTCAGGACCTGTATCACTTGCCGATATTTCAGAACGTCAAGAAATCTCACTTTCTTATCTTGAACAATTATTTGCGCGGTTACGAAAAAATGGTTTAGTAACCAGCGTTAGAGGCCCTGGTGGGGGTTATGTGCTGAGTCGGTCAATGGATCAAATTGCGATTAGCTCAATTGTAAAAGCCGTTGATGAGACGGTACATGCAACTAAGTGTCACGGTCAAGATGGCTGTCAAGGTGGTGTTAGATGTCTAACTCATACACTATGGAATGATTTAAGTGAGCGAATTGAAGACTTTTTAACCAGTATTACACTTAGCGAATTAGTCAATAATAATGAAGTTAAAGCCGTAGCTAATCGACAAAGTAATATACGACACGTCAGCATTAATTAAAAAATAAAATACAGAATTTGTTATTGGGAGTAATTAATGAAATTACCTATTTATATGGATTATGCAGCTACAACACCCGTTGATCCTAGAGTTGCTGAAAAAATGATGCAGTATTTAACACCAAATGGTATTTTTGGTAATCCTGCATCTCGTTCTCATAAATTTGGTTGGCAAGCCGAAGAAGCGGTTGATATTGCTCGAAATCAAATTGCAGATCTTATTGGTGCTGATTCCCGCGAAATTGTATTTACTTCTGGAGCAACGGAAGCTGATAACTTAGCTATTAAAGGTGCAGCGCATTTTAATAAATCTAAAGGTAAACATATTATTACTTGTAAAACGGAACATAAAGCGGTACTTGATACTTGTCGTCAACTTGAACGTGAAGGTTATGAAGTGACTTATTTGGCTCCAGAGTCTAATGGGATACTGGATTTAGATAAGCTTGCAGCAGCCATGCGCAGTGATACAACCGTTGTATCAATTATGCATGTCAATAATGAAACTGGTGTCATTCAAGATATCGAAAAAATTGGTGAGATGTGTCGTGAAAGAGGTATTGTTTTTCATGTTGACGCAACCCAAAGCGTTGGTAAATTACCCATTGATCTGTCTAAATTAAAAGTTGATCTTATGTCATTTTCTGGACATAAAATTTATGGGCCAAAAGGGATTGGTGGACTTTATGTTAGACGTAAACCTCGTGTTCGTATTGAAGCGCAAATGCATGGTGGTGGTCATGAGCGCGGTATGCGTTCTGGTACGTTGCCAGTGCATCAAATCGTTGGTATGGGCGAAGCATATCGTATTGCTAGAGAAGAAATGGCAACTGAAATGCCACGTTTATTAGCGTTAAAAAATCGCTTATGGAATGGCTTAAAAGATATCGAAGAAGTTTATCTTAATGGTTCTTTAGAACATAGTGTCCCTAATATATTAAATGTAAGCTTTGCTTATATTGAAGGTGAGTCACTTATGATGGCTTTAAAAGATTTAGCCGTATCATCCGGTTCAGCATGTACTTCTGCAAGTTTAGAGCCATCTTATGTATTACGAGCACTTGGCCTTAATGATGAACTTGCACATAGCTCAATTCGATTCTCATTTGGTCGATTTAGTACTGAAGAAGAAGTAGATTATGTTATTAAACTAATTAAAGATTCTATTGGTAAATTAAGGGAATTATCTCCACTTTGGGAAATGTTCAAAGATGGT
Proteins encoded:
- the sltY gene encoding murein transglycosylase — protein: MKLVSRYLLIISLIFTSNAFANNSQKMLRENYQKWINSYQSLSFQEQKTLLATIKNYPLYPYAAVQFFQKNIKVVSPDVVSDFVKKNQDFPLTNSLTQSYLKELTNRQDWSSIISFPKDNSISSNCRYQYALLMKNGDKSVFKDVETLWMTGKDLSSACDPLLNAWAKAGKRTNNLILLRVELAVEANNLKLARHLTNLLDEDYKTTKSNLLALFDNPRKLDNFSKNIKASSFTKKIILASFSRLTKVDIELAETLLPQFIKQQKLNENEQSLLQKSLANRYFNDSATYEQIKWRDNYIAKSHDLSLVEKRIRLAIDENNYKDIAYWLEQLSPEDQLKEDWQYWKARVLLKNNRKKEANSILQTLTVKRGFYGMISAQTLNRHYSLNNQSKKITHTEISALKSKFDDKPFVKRINELRSLGMLPESSREWRYMLNNQVDSNEYLKLAQYALHKGWGDLSIQATIVGKLWNNWTERLPIMYQDLYHDTLKDKAIPLSYALAISRQESALDTSVQSSAGARGLMQLMPATAKETAKKMGLLTYASSTQLFDPEINIQLGSYYLNSVYLQNGNNRILSSAAYNAGPNRVKRWLKESGGKLDAVAFIDSIPFTETRNYVKSVLVYDYIYQIILGKKNPHILTQHEFNKQY
- the iscR gene encoding Fe-S cluster assembly transcriptional regulator IscR: MKLTSKGRYAVTAMLDVALHSDSGPVSLADISERQEISLSYLEQLFARLRKNGLVTSVRGPGGGYVLSRSMDQIAISSIVKAVDETVHATKCHGQDGCQGGVRCLTHTLWNDLSERIEDFLTSITLSELVNNNEVKAVANRQSNIRHVSIN
- a CDS encoding IscS subfamily cysteine desulfurase, whose product is MKLPIYMDYAATTPVDPRVAEKMMQYLTPNGIFGNPASRSHKFGWQAEEAVDIARNQIADLIGADSREIVFTSGATEADNLAIKGAAHFNKSKGKHIITCKTEHKAVLDTCRQLEREGYEVTYLAPESNGILDLDKLAAAMRSDTTVVSIMHVNNETGVIQDIEKIGEMCRERGIVFHVDATQSVGKLPIDLSKLKVDLMSFSGHKIYGPKGIGGLYVRRKPRVRIEAQMHGGGHERGMRSGTLPVHQIVGMGEAYRIAREEMATEMPRLLALKNRLWNGLKDIEEVYLNGSLEHSVPNILNVSFAYIEGESLMMALKDLAVSSGSACTSASLEPSYVLRALGLNDELAHSSIRFSFGRFSTEEEVDYVIKLIKDSIGKLRELSPLWEMFKDGVDLSKIKWSAH